A genomic window from Tolypothrix sp. PCC 7910 includes:
- a CDS encoding folylpolyglutamate synthase/dihydrofolate synthase family protein — protein sequence MDIDSLLQSFQHFGINLGLSRIVKLLDKLGNPHQQVPVIHVAGTNGKGSVCAYLSSVLTQAGYRTGLYTSPHLVDWTERISVNQQPIASEELCKLLQKVKDANAPDEESPTQFEVITAAAWLYFAQQQVDIAVVEVGLGGRLDATNVCSQPLVTVITSISREHWQQLGPTVAHIAGEKAGILKPGCPAVVGPLPKEAEAVVRSRIQELECPIFTPQPARSVSSGWAEYQTLDGKLIQYPLALQGQIQLTNSALALAVIEILQKQGWHISQTAIINGMANTKWPGRIQWVTWKKHKLLLDGAHNPAGAQVLRDYADTLANPNITWVMGMMANKDHADIFQALLREGDKLCLVPIPDTSSAIPDELAKLAAEICPELSFCQSYPDLTTALEAAFTSPEDLVVLCGSLYLIGHFFSIK from the coding sequence GTGGATATTGACTCTCTATTACAATCCTTTCAACACTTCGGTATCAATCTGGGATTGTCACGCATTGTCAAACTCTTGGACAAGCTTGGTAATCCCCATCAGCAAGTGCCTGTAATTCATGTTGCTGGTACTAATGGTAAAGGTTCAGTTTGTGCCTATCTATCATCAGTTCTCACTCAAGCTGGTTATCGGACAGGACTTTATACTTCTCCTCATTTAGTTGATTGGACAGAACGTATTTCTGTTAATCAACAGCCAATTGCTTCAGAGGAATTGTGTAAATTACTACAAAAGGTTAAAGATGCGAACGCACCTGATGAAGAATCACCCACTCAATTTGAAGTGATTACCGCCGCTGCTTGGTTATATTTTGCCCAGCAGCAAGTGGATATAGCAGTGGTAGAAGTAGGATTGGGCGGACGCTTAGATGCTACTAACGTTTGCTCACAGCCTTTAGTGACAGTCATTACTTCTATTAGCCGGGAACATTGGCAGCAGCTAGGGCCGACTGTTGCCCATATTGCTGGCGAAAAAGCCGGGATTCTTAAACCTGGATGTCCGGCGGTGGTGGGGCCATTACCAAAAGAAGCAGAGGCAGTTGTGCGATCGCGTATTCAAGAATTAGAATGCCCGATATTTACACCCCAACCTGCGCGTTCTGTATCTTCAGGATGGGCGGAATATCAAACTTTGGATGGCAAATTAATTCAATATCCGCTAGCTTTACAAGGGCAAATTCAGTTAACAAATTCTGCCTTAGCTTTAGCGGTGATCGAAATTCTGCAAAAACAAGGCTGGCACATTTCTCAAACAGCCATAATTAATGGCATGGCTAACACTAAATGGCCTGGACGTATTCAATGGGTAACTTGGAAAAAGCACAAATTATTGCTAGATGGTGCCCACAATCCAGCTGGCGCTCAAGTTTTACGCGATTATGCCGATACATTAGCTAACCCAAATATCACTTGGGTGATGGGAATGATGGCAAATAAAGACCATGCCGACATTTTCCAGGCTTTATTACGAGAGGGAGACAAGTTATGTCTCGTACCTATACCAGATACTTCTTCGGCGATTCCCGATGAATTAGCCAAGCTAGCTGCGGAAATTTGTCCAGAATTGAGTTTTTGTCAATCTTACCCAGATTTAACTACTGCCTTGGAAGCAGCTTTTACTTCTCCCGAGGACTTAGTTGTTTTATGCGGTTCTCTTTATTTAATTGGGCATTTTTTCAGCATTAAATAA
- a CDS encoding amylo-alpha-1,6-glucosidase: MANLDTREWLLTNGLGSFASGTVSDIRTRTYHGWLFAATNPPSGRTLLLSHLEASLEVAGKVVPLGTNYWDSGRIEPTGYQLLRSFELNPVPKWVWGQDNWQLSRQLIMPYGLEQGAGEQGAGSRGENSLQTSSCSTLREATIASTSPTLCHRVLIQYRYEGREVGILRLRLLIGDRDFHHQQTASPELHFSQILLPQQVCLQAIVGGQFGTPWHLRWTQGEYQADAVWYWNYRLLEETKRGLGDREDLYSPGYLTVTLQPGDSVTLEVRLGFPDLKLAPLTDDTFIEAIEAEQERLSQIFGWDREGIGDEGDEARGLGVGSRGEIINGKPQTPNTKHQTPNYQLPITNAQCPMPHAQCPILQQLLKASDQFIVYRASIAGPTVIAGYHWFNDWGRDTLLALPGLALVTKRFELAKGLLRTFGHYCRQGLIPNAFPDVGGEPFYNSIDAALLWIETLGLYLEATQDWQFLAEQFPVVQQIHKAFVGGTRYNIHVDATDGLVGWEARGVALTWMDAVVGGEPVTPRLGKPVEINALWYSALCWLSQWAERLSQIQNGNSSERLAKQAQRYAQQAQEVKNSLQKFWNPKLSYLYDTIELDDGRNSQIRPNAVLALSLHHCGFSQQQGREVLALAASSLLTPYGLRSLAPSDPQYIGKYQGTPEQRDRAYHQGTVWSWLIGPFIRAWQRFYPEAAPPFDWQPLLKHFSSDACLGSISEIFDGDEPHIPKGAIAQAWSVAEVIRYLPKSMD, encoded by the coding sequence ATGGCTAATTTAGATACAAGAGAATGGTTACTGACTAATGGTTTGGGTAGTTTTGCCAGTGGAACGGTTTCGGATATCCGTACACGTACCTATCATGGTTGGTTGTTTGCCGCTACAAACCCACCATCTGGCCGCACCCTGCTACTTTCGCACCTAGAAGCTAGCTTGGAAGTCGCAGGGAAAGTTGTACCCTTAGGGACAAATTATTGGGACAGTGGTCGAATTGAACCGACTGGCTACCAACTGCTGCGTTCTTTTGAGCTGAACCCAGTACCAAAATGGGTTTGGGGCCAAGATAATTGGCAACTCAGTAGACAATTAATTATGCCCTATGGGTTAGAACAAGGAGCAGGGGAGCAGGGAGCAGGGAGCAGGGGGGAAAATTCTCTTCAAACCTCCTCATGTTCCACCCTACGGGAAGCCACTATCGCGTCTACATCCCCCACCTTATGCCATCGCGTGTTAATCCAGTATCGCTATGAAGGTCGGGAAGTAGGTATTTTAAGGCTGCGACTGCTAATTGGCGATCGCGACTTTCACCACCAGCAAACTGCTTCTCCAGAATTACACTTCTCACAAATTTTGTTACCCCAACAAGTTTGCTTGCAAGCGATAGTGGGTGGACAATTTGGTACACCTTGGCATTTGCGTTGGACACAAGGAGAGTATCAAGCTGACGCAGTGTGGTACTGGAATTACCGATTGTTAGAAGAAACCAAGCGAGGATTAGGCGATCGCGAAGACCTGTATAGCCCTGGTTACTTAACAGTGACTCTTCAACCAGGGGATTCTGTCACCCTAGAAGTTAGATTAGGCTTCCCCGACTTAAAATTAGCTCCTCTGACTGACGACACTTTTATAGAAGCAATTGAAGCAGAACAAGAAAGACTTTCTCAGATTTTTGGCTGGGATCGGGAGGGGATTGGGGATGAAGGAGATGAGGCAAGGGGACTGGGAGTAGGGAGCAGGGGAGAAATAATTAATGGCAAACCCCAAACACCAAACACCAAACACCAAACCCCTAATTACCAATTACCCATTACCAATGCCCAATGCCCAATGCCCCATGCCCAATGCCCCATTTTGCAACAACTATTAAAAGCCAGCGATCAGTTTATTGTCTATCGCGCGTCAATAGCTGGCCCTACCGTAATTGCAGGTTATCACTGGTTCAATGACTGGGGGCGGGATACTTTGCTGGCTTTACCAGGATTGGCACTAGTTACCAAACGCTTTGAACTAGCAAAGGGACTACTACGGACTTTTGGGCATTACTGTCGGCAAGGTTTAATTCCTAATGCCTTTCCTGATGTTGGTGGTGAGCCTTTTTACAACAGTATTGATGCGGCGTTGTTGTGGATTGAAACTCTAGGTTTATATTTAGAAGCTACTCAAGATTGGCAGTTTTTGGCAGAACAATTTCCTGTGGTGCAGCAAATTCACAAAGCATTTGTCGGTGGCACTCGCTACAATATCCATGTTGATGCTACTGACGGGCTAGTGGGTTGGGAAGCACGTGGTGTCGCTTTGACTTGGATGGATGCGGTAGTTGGCGGCGAACCTGTGACTCCCCGACTGGGTAAGCCAGTGGAAATTAATGCTCTGTGGTACTCTGCTTTATGTTGGTTGAGTCAGTGGGCAGAACGCTTGAGTCAAATTCAAAATGGAAATTCTTCCGAACGTTTGGCGAAGCAAGCGCAACGTTATGCCCAGCAAGCACAAGAGGTAAAAAATTCTCTACAAAAGTTTTGGAATCCCAAACTCAGCTATTTGTATGACACAATTGAGCTAGATGATGGGCGGAATTCTCAAATTAGACCAAATGCCGTTTTAGCATTGTCTTTACATCATTGTGGGTTTTCACAACAACAAGGGCGTGAGGTATTGGCACTAGCAGCTTCCAGTTTGCTCACTCCCTATGGACTGCGGAGCCTTGCTCCCAGCGATCCGCAATATATTGGTAAATATCAAGGAACTCCAGAACAACGTGATCGCGCTTACCATCAAGGTACTGTTTGGAGTTGGCTCATTGGCCCGTTTATCCGTGCTTGGCAACGCTTTTACCCAGAAGCAGCACCGCCTTTTGATTGGCAACCCCTACTGAAACACTTCTCATCTGATGCTTGTCTAGGCTCAATTTCCGAAATTTTTGATGGCGATGAACCCCACATACCCAAAGGAGCGATCGCTCAAGCTTGGTCAGTTGCAGAAGTGATTCGCTATTTGCCTAAGTCAATGGATTGA
- a CDS encoding pitrilysin family protein, translated as MSVFSILYRYRFPLFLLCFAMIAVLSFSGKPADSQHVLASQQIHHHSMINVQKSTPIKVTDNVRKSLLENGLTVLTKEVHTAPVVTVQVWYKVGSRNEEPGVNGIAHQLEHMMFKGTKNRPIQFGRLFSALGSDSNAFTSYDQTAYYGTAERNKLKSLLVLEADRMQNAVIDTEQLGSEKRVVISELQGYENSPEYRLNRAVMRAAFPNHAYGLPVGGTKADVEKFTVEQVQQYYREFYTPDNAILVIVGDFQTESTLETVKEIFGKLPKSKESRVGKTRLIASVQESTVSTPIVLREPGAGKLLQAIYPLPDINHPDVPALEVMDYILTQGRSSRLYQALIESGLANDITAYISSLRESGWYELSVTAAPKQNLAKIDSVLNKAIANLVKTGVTAEEVNRAKNQVEANVILSNRDLTNLAIQLGNDETTTGDYRYTERYLGGVRKVKPADVVAVVNKYLTPELRTVGWFEPSQKQTKALTTKIQYAQTTEKFSPGSPVAPQEVMKYLPPVDEATYLSTRELPQQFTLANGLQLLLLPDKSTPTVTLSGYINAGMEFDPENKAGLASLVADNLMNGTKTQDFLAIAKALEERGAGLDFEAYREGVRIEGESLAGDLPVLVKTLADVVRNSTFPSTELELDRQQALTNLKLDLDDPDEVAIRTFVQSIYPKNHPLHTYPTEKSLQRIKRQDVIAFKTKYYRPDTTVLALVGDFEPAKVRSLIEAEFGGWKVSGEPPKLKYPPVPMPEKIVRVNSVLPGKAQAITYMGYTGINRQDPRFYAASVLNQILGGDTLSSRLGAEVRDRQGLTYGIYSYFKVGKNAGTFWIEMQTSPEDTSKAIASTHEQLKQIHQDGVSASEVEAAKQTLISNYNVSLANPEELAKQILMNQVYGLDEVELRSLTNKIQQVNLSQVNQAARELLHPDKIVVVTAGPAVLADHTIQ; from the coding sequence ATGTCTGTGTTTTCCATCTTGTATAGATATCGTTTTCCTTTATTCCTGTTGTGCTTTGCGATGATTGCAGTGTTGTCATTTAGTGGTAAACCTGCTGATAGTCAACACGTGCTTGCGTCCCAACAGATACATCATCACTCAATGATAAATGTACAAAAATCCACACCTATAAAAGTGACAGACAACGTCCGCAAAAGTTTGCTAGAAAATGGCTTAACGGTGCTGACAAAAGAAGTACATACAGCACCCGTAGTAACTGTACAGGTGTGGTACAAGGTGGGTTCGCGCAATGAAGAACCTGGTGTAAACGGTATTGCTCACCAGTTGGAACACATGATGTTTAAAGGTACCAAAAATCGTCCTATTCAATTTGGGCGATTGTTTAGTGCTTTAGGTAGCGACTCAAATGCCTTTACTAGCTACGATCAAACAGCGTATTACGGCACTGCAGAACGAAATAAGCTGAAATCGCTCTTAGTTCTAGAAGCGGATCGGATGCAAAATGCTGTCATTGATACTGAACAACTAGGAAGTGAAAAGCGTGTAGTCATTTCTGAGTTACAAGGTTACGAAAATAGTCCTGAATATCGCCTCAATCGCGCTGTCATGCGAGCCGCCTTTCCTAATCATGCATATGGTTTACCTGTAGGCGGTACAAAAGCTGATGTAGAAAAATTTACAGTCGAGCAGGTACAGCAGTATTACCGCGAATTTTACACTCCCGACAACGCCATTTTGGTGATTGTCGGAGATTTTCAAACTGAGTCCACATTAGAAACAGTAAAAGAAATCTTTGGTAAATTACCTAAGAGCAAAGAGTCAAGAGTCGGGAAGACGCGATTAATCGCGTCTGTACAAGAGTCAACAGTCAGCACTCCCATTGTGCTGCGAGAACCAGGTGCAGGGAAACTCTTGCAAGCGATTTATCCGCTACCAGATATAAATCACCCAGATGTACCAGCACTGGAAGTAATGGATTATATTTTGACCCAAGGACGGAGTTCTCGCCTTTATCAAGCATTAATAGAATCAGGCCTAGCTAACGATATTACTGCTTATATTTCTAGCCTACGGGAATCTGGCTGGTATGAATTGTCGGTTACTGCTGCTCCTAAGCAAAATTTGGCAAAAATTGACTCGGTATTGAATAAAGCGATCGCAAATCTGGTAAAAACTGGGGTGACAGCAGAGGAAGTCAACCGCGCTAAAAACCAAGTTGAAGCAAATGTCATTTTAAGCAACCGCGATCTCACAAACCTAGCAATACAATTAGGTAATGATGAGACAACTACCGGCGATTATCGCTACACAGAAAGGTACTTGGGTGGTGTCCGCAAAGTCAAACCAGCTGATGTTGTTGCTGTAGTTAATAAATATCTCACACCAGAATTACGTACAGTCGGCTGGTTTGAACCCAGCCAAAAGCAGACAAAAGCACTTACTACTAAAATTCAGTACGCGCAAACTACAGAAAAATTTTCCCCTGGTTCTCCTGTAGCGCCACAAGAGGTAATGAAGTACTTACCGCCTGTGGATGAAGCCACATATCTTAGCACTCGCGAACTACCACAACAATTTACCCTAGCTAATGGTTTGCAGTTATTACTACTACCTGATAAAAGTACGCCCACAGTTACCCTCAGCGGCTACATTAATGCAGGGATGGAATTTGATCCAGAAAATAAAGCTGGATTAGCTTCCCTGGTAGCAGATAATTTGATGAATGGGACGAAAACCCAGGACTTCTTAGCAATTGCCAAAGCTTTAGAAGAACGAGGCGCAGGTTTAGATTTTGAAGCCTATCGCGAAGGTGTGCGAATTGAGGGTGAAAGTTTAGCTGGCGACTTGCCTGTACTTGTAAAAACTTTAGCAGATGTCGTCAGAAATAGTACATTTCCGTCAACAGAGCTAGAATTAGACCGCCAGCAAGCTTTGACTAATCTCAAACTAGATCTAGATGATCCTGATGAAGTAGCAATTAGAACCTTTGTTCAGTCTATTTATCCCAAAAACCATCCATTGCATACTTATCCAACAGAAAAAAGCTTACAGCGGATTAAGCGTCAGGATGTGATTGCTTTTAAGACAAAATATTATCGTCCCGATACTACAGTGTTAGCACTGGTAGGAGATTTTGAACCAGCAAAAGTGCGATCGCTCATTGAAGCTGAGTTTGGTGGTTGGAAAGTCAGCGGTGAACCACCAAAATTAAAATATCCGCCAGTGCCAATGCCGGAAAAAATAGTGCGTGTCAACTCAGTCCTCCCCGGTAAGGCTCAGGCTATCACTTATATGGGTTACACAGGCATTAACCGTCAAGATCCTCGATTCTATGCAGCCTCAGTATTGAATCAGATTTTGGGAGGCGACACCTTATCTAGTAGACTCGGAGCAGAAGTGCGCGATCGCCAAGGTTTAACCTATGGAATTTATAGCTATTTCAAGGTAGGCAAGAATGCCGGGACATTTTGGATTGAAATGCAAACCAGCCCAGAAGATACTAGTAAAGCGATCGCTAGTACTCACGAGCAATTAAAGCAAATCCATCAGGATGGTGTGAGTGCATCCGAAGTGGAAGCAGCAAAGCAGACTCTGATTAGCAACTACAATGTTTCACTGGCAAACCCAGAAGAATTAGCAAAACAAATTCTCATGAATCAAGTCTATGGACTTGATGAAGTGGAACTGCGCTCTTTGACTAATAAAATTCAGCAAGTTAACCTATCTCAAGTTAATCAGGCTGCTCGTGAACTACTCCACCCCGATAAAATTGTCGTGGTCACAGCCGGGCCTGCTGTTTTAGCAGATCATACTATTCAGTAA
- a CDS encoding peroxiredoxin — translation MSLTYGTEGWLRVGQQAPDFTATAVVDQEFKTIKLSDYRGKYVVLFFYPLDFTFVCPTEITAFSDRYEEFKKINTEILGVSVDSEFSHLAWIQTDRKSGGVGDLNYPLVADIKKEVSAAYNVLDPAAGIALRGLFIIDKDGVIQHATINNLAFGRSVDETLRTLQAIQYVQSHPDEVCPAGWQPGDKTMNPDPVKSKVYFSAV, via the coding sequence ATGTCCCTCACTTACGGAACAGAAGGATGGCTCCGCGTTGGTCAACAGGCTCCAGACTTTACAGCAACAGCTGTAGTGGATCAAGAATTTAAAACAATCAAACTTTCCGACTATCGCGGTAAGTATGTAGTTTTATTCTTTTATCCCTTAGACTTTACCTTTGTTTGCCCCACTGAAATCACAGCATTTAGCGATCGCTACGAAGAATTCAAGAAAATTAACACCGAAATCTTGGGTGTTTCCGTTGATAGCGAATTCTCTCACTTGGCTTGGATTCAGACTGACCGCAAATCTGGTGGTGTAGGCGACCTAAACTATCCTTTAGTTGCTGACATCAAAAAAGAGGTAAGTGCTGCTTATAACGTACTTGATCCAGCAGCAGGTATTGCTTTACGCGGTTTATTCATCATTGATAAAGATGGTGTTATCCAGCACGCTACCATTAACAACCTAGCTTTTGGCCGTAGCGTTGATGAAACCTTGCGGACATTACAAGCAATTCAGTATGTCCAATCTCACCCCGATGAAGTTTGCCCCGCTGGTTGGCAACCTGGTGACAAAACCATGAATCCCGACCCAGTGAAATCTAAAGTTTACTTCTCCGCTGTTTAG
- a CDS encoding gamma carbonic anhydrase family protein → MSIASYWPSPDFSQAAFVAANASVIGSVNIRAGVSIWYGAVVRGDVERIDIGECTNIQDGAILHGDPGFPTILEDHVTVGHRAVIHSAYIERGSLIGIGAIVLNGVRVGAGSIIGAGSVVTKDVPPLSLVVGVPGKVVRQLSDTEAKELIEHAERYQKLALVHAGKGTDIGFAQK, encoded by the coding sequence GTGTCTATCGCTTCTTACTGGCCATCTCCTGATTTTTCTCAAGCTGCCTTTGTTGCAGCCAATGCGAGCGTGATCGGTTCCGTAAACATAAGGGCAGGTGTGAGCATTTGGTATGGGGCAGTAGTCAGAGGCGATGTAGAACGCATCGATATTGGCGAATGCACGAATATACAAGATGGAGCTATTCTACATGGCGATCCTGGTTTTCCTACCATATTAGAAGATCATGTAACCGTAGGACATCGTGCTGTGATACATTCTGCCTACATTGAGCGCGGCAGTTTAATTGGGATCGGTGCGATCGTGCTTAATGGCGTACGCGTCGGTGCTGGTAGCATTATTGGTGCTGGCTCAGTAGTTACAAAGGATGTACCACCATTGTCATTAGTAGTTGGCGTTCCTGGAAAAGTCGTGCGCCAATTATCAGACACCGAAGCCAAAGAATTAATCGAACACGCCGAACGCTACCAAAAATTAGCTTTAGTTCATGCTGGTAAGGGAACTGATATCGGGTTTGCTCAAAAGTAA
- a CDS encoding DUF309 domain-containing protein, with product MSETMPQEFWQGVEQFNTGQFYACHDTLEALWIEASEPEKTFYQGILQIAVALYHLSNHNWRGAVILLGEGSNRLRRYPSIYGGIDLEALLIQSVALLQALQKISPDQIAADDLGESDTLPLPRIELVQES from the coding sequence ATGAGTGAAACCATGCCCCAAGAGTTTTGGCAAGGCGTAGAACAGTTTAATACTGGACAGTTCTATGCCTGTCATGACACTTTAGAAGCTTTGTGGATTGAAGCCAGCGAGCCAGAAAAAACCTTTTATCAAGGGATTCTCCAAATTGCCGTAGCACTTTATCATTTGAGTAATCACAACTGGCGGGGTGCAGTCATTCTACTAGGAGAAGGCAGTAATCGTCTGCGACGTTACCCTTCCATTTACGGTGGCATCGATTTAGAAGCTTTATTAATCCAGAGTGTGGCATTGTTGCAAGCATTACAAAAAATCAGCCCAGATCAAATTGCTGCTGATGATCTGGGTGAATCTGACACTTTGCCTTTGCCCAGGATTGAGCTAGTACAAGAAAGCTGA
- a CDS encoding ferredoxin thioredoxin reductase catalytic beta subunit, producing the protein MISSEVNTKSSDKSLEAMRHFSEQYAKRTGTYFCSEPSVTAVVIEGLAKHKDELGAPLCPCRHYEDKEAEVHATYWNCPCVPMRERKECHCMLFLTTDNEFAGEQQEITLETIKEVRDSMA; encoded by the coding sequence ATGATCTCATCAGAAGTGAATACAAAATCCAGCGATAAAAGCCTAGAGGCAATGCGGCATTTTTCCGAACAATACGCCAAGCGTACTGGAACCTACTTCTGTTCTGAACCTTCGGTTACCGCAGTCGTGATTGAAGGGCTAGCTAAACATAAAGACGAACTTGGTGCGCCTTTATGCCCTTGCCGCCACTACGAAGATAAAGAAGCCGAAGTACACGCCACATACTGGAACTGTCCCTGTGTGCCGATGCGGGAACGTAAGGAGTGCCATTGTATGCTGTTTCTTACCACAGACAACGAGTTTGCCGGAGAACAGCAAGAAATCACTCTCGAAACCATCAAAGAAGTTAGAGACAGCATGGCATGA
- a CDS encoding TIGR02652 family protein, whose product MMNPGLQYPIFGPEIQCPHCRQTIPALTLTDTYLCPRHGAFEANPKTGELIHLQSGRHWRKWNSEWYRQHTHPDGIRFEIHEALDKLYTQGFRATRVIIARRYQELMSGYLERSTPWRSGQPENSSARLYGLPVDFSPESTEDPCWEVINFDLEKEPGVPVRYPYFRLFE is encoded by the coding sequence ATGATGAATCCAGGCTTGCAGTACCCAATATTTGGCCCTGAAATACAGTGTCCCCACTGTCGCCAAACAATTCCGGCGCTGACACTGACAGATACTTATTTGTGTCCGCGTCATGGGGCGTTCGAGGCTAATCCCAAGACGGGAGAATTAATTCATTTACAGTCGGGGCGACATTGGCGAAAGTGGAATAGTGAATGGTATAGGCAACATACCCATCCCGATGGTATTCGGTTTGAAATTCACGAAGCACTAGACAAACTCTATACCCAAGGTTTCCGAGCCACGCGAGTGATTATTGCTCGTCGTTATCAGGAATTGATGAGTGGCTATTTAGAACGCAGCACGCCTTGGCGTTCCGGACAGCCAGAAAATTCCTCAGCAAGGCTTTACGGTTTACCTGTGGACTTTAGCCCCGAATCCACAGAAGATCCCTGCTGGGAAGTAATTAATTTTGATTTGGAAAAAGAGCCTGGTGTCCCTGTGCGCTACCCTTATTTCCGATTATTTGAGTAA
- a CDS encoding cupredoxin domain-containing protein, translated as MQVIKRIYFILVLILSFSVVNTTPVLAANISGDVLKQAAIETPVSLGNAANELKFEPNTLEFTAGKRYNLRLTNPSQLKHYFTAKDFADGIWTQKVEAGKVEIKGAIHEVELKPGATAEWVFVPLKPGKYSLRCSVPGHAEAGMTGEITVSN; from the coding sequence ATGCAAGTAATTAAGCGCATTTACTTCATATTAGTATTAATACTAAGCTTCTCTGTTGTAAATACAACTCCAGTCTTAGCAGCAAATATCTCTGGCGATGTATTAAAACAAGCTGCTATAGAAACTCCTGTGAGTTTAGGAAATGCAGCTAACGAACTCAAGTTTGAACCAAATACCTTAGAATTTACAGCCGGAAAACGCTACAATCTCCGGCTGACAAATCCTAGCCAACTAAAGCACTACTTTACTGCTAAAGACTTTGCAGATGGCATCTGGACGCAAAAAGTTGAAGCAGGCAAAGTAGAAATTAAAGGAGCTATCCACGAAGTAGAACTCAAACCTGGTGCAACAGCAGAATGGGTATTTGTGCCTCTCAAACCAGGAAAATATAGCCTGCGTTGCAGTGTTCCAGGACACGCAGAAGCGGGAATGACTGGTGAGATTACTGTTAGCAATTGA
- a CDS encoding VOC family protein, with amino-acid sequence MHHASIRTANIHRAIAFYEQLGFTVCERFTTGYTLACWMEGLNGRIELIQIPEPKPAPDAFEDEHYVGYYHLSFDLTEITSDLPSWLNNLREQLKIAAQNQPEQFQPLKVLLEPTQQQIGDRIYEVAFIADYDGLPLEFIRILAKLN; translated from the coding sequence ATGCATCACGCTTCTATTCGGACTGCGAATATTCATCGAGCGATCGCCTTTTATGAACAACTGGGGTTTACAGTTTGTGAACGCTTCACTACAGGCTACACCCTAGCTTGTTGGATGGAAGGACTGAATGGCAGAATTGAACTCATCCAAATTCCCGAACCAAAACCAGCCCCAGATGCTTTTGAAGACGAGCATTATGTGGGTTATTATCATCTTTCATTTGATTTAACAGAAATTACTTCCGACTTGCCTAGTTGGCTGAACAATTTACGAGAACAATTAAAAATAGCGGCCCAAAACCAACCAGAACAATTTCAACCTCTCAAGGTGCTTTTAGAACCTACACAGCAGCAGATAGGCGATCGCATCTATGAGGTCGCTTTTATTGCAGATTATGACGGACTACCCCTAGAATTCATTCGGATTTTAGCAAAACTCAACTAA
- a CDS encoding photosystem II protein Y: MDIDFRVAVVLAPIAVAAGWAVFNIGAAALRQVQNFLNREA, translated from the coding sequence ATGGACATTGATTTTCGTGTAGCCGTTGTTTTAGCACCAATAGCCGTTGCTGCTGGTTGGGCTGTATTTAACATTGGTGCAGCTGCTTTACGACAAGTGCAAAACTTTTTAAATAGAGAAGCTTAA
- the map gene encoding type I methionyl aminopeptidase — protein sequence MNILSNLLSQTVQPNPPKQRRGIEIKSPREIDIMRQSAKIVATVLKEISELVEPGMTTADLDAHAEKRIREMGATPSFKGYHGFPASICSSINNEVVHGIPSPKKVIRTGDVLKVDTGAYYQGFHGDSCITIAVGEVTPEAAKLIRVAEEALYKGIEQVKANVYLMDIAGAIEDHVKMNGFTVVEEFTGHGVGRNLHEEPSVFNYRTREMPNVKLRAGMTLAIEPILNAGSKHTRTLADRWTAVTVDNALSAQFEHTVLVTETGYEILTDRTNV from the coding sequence ATGAACATTCTCAGTAACTTACTTTCGCAAACAGTACAGCCAAACCCTCCCAAACAACGCCGAGGTATTGAAATTAAATCGCCGCGTGAAATAGATATTATGCGGCAATCAGCAAAAATAGTGGCAACTGTACTTAAAGAAATTTCTGAGCTAGTAGAGCCAGGAATGACTACAGCTGATTTGGATGCTCATGCGGAAAAACGTATACGTGAAATGGGTGCTACACCAAGCTTTAAAGGGTATCACGGGTTCCCGGCTTCTATTTGCTCCAGTATCAATAATGAAGTTGTACATGGAATTCCTAGCCCTAAGAAAGTCATTCGTACAGGCGATGTCTTAAAGGTAGATACGGGTGCTTATTACCAAGGTTTTCATGGTGACTCTTGCATTACAATTGCCGTTGGTGAAGTTACCCCAGAAGCAGCTAAATTGATTCGTGTAGCTGAAGAAGCTCTTTATAAAGGGATTGAACAAGTTAAAGCAAACGTTTACTTGATGGATATTGCTGGCGCAATTGAAGATCATGTCAAAATGAACGGCTTTACTGTAGTTGAAGAATTCACAGGGCACGGTGTAGGACGTAACCTACATGAAGAACCATCCGTGTTCAACTACCGTACCCGCGAAATGCCAAATGTAAAACTACGTGCTGGTATGACATTGGCAATTGAACCAATTTTAAATGCAGGTTCTAAACATACACGTACTTTAGCCGATCGCTGGACAGCCGTAACTGTGGATAATGCTTTGTCAGCTCAGTTTGAGCATACAGTATTAGTCACAGAAACAGGCTATGAAATTTTGACCGATCGCACAAATGTTTAA